A region from the Alnus glutinosa chromosome 5, dhAlnGlut1.1, whole genome shotgun sequence genome encodes:
- the LOC133869222 gene encoding probable LRR receptor-like serine/threonine-protein kinase At3g47570: MVVHIVAGAIPSEIGNLQYLELLVIRLNNFTGPIPFEIFNISTITDIDMAYNNLLGHLPSNVGIFLPNLYGLYLEGNKLSGTIPSSISNASQLTELDLGDNSFSSLIPKSLGNLRLLKWLTLLVNNSTLGSSTPKFNLFSLSNLAYLTTLDLSNNQLNGVLQSSIGKLSTSLQELHMDNCNIKGDIPRDIGNLSNLIPLELLNNELTGPIPVTLGRLHKLQEIENLKVLRVLEFSRNQLSGGFPTTIGGLKDLANLSLEDNRLEGSIPESFGELVSLEFLDLSRNNLSGVPRQKNTAAAHILKYVLPSIVLTMLVVALVLFWTRCRKRNVKILVEGNSLPIATWRRNSQQELLQATEGFSANNLLGEESFGSAYHGTLLDGMIVAIKVFNMLVEGALKSFDTECKILHNIHHRNLVKIVSTCSNIDFKAFVLEYMPNGNLGKWLYSQDRCLSILQRLNIMINVASTVEYLRYGYSTPIVYCDLKPNNIFLDEDMVTHVADFGIAKLLGDGDFMMRTMTLATIGYIAPEYGYEGLVSTRGDVYSYGILLMETFIRMRLTDDMFAGEISLKVLGKGIITPFNN, encoded by the exons ATGGTCGTTCATATTGTGGCAGGTGCAATACCAAGTGAAATTGGTAATCTCCAATACCTTGAGTTATTAGTTATCCGTTTGAACAACTTTACTGGTCCAATTCCATTTGAGATCTTTAATATCTCAACAATAACAGATATTGATATGGCTTACAATAACCTCTTAGGCCATCTTCCATCAAATGTAGGCATCTTCCTTCCAAATCTTTATGGCCTTTATCTTGAAGGAAACAAACTAAGTGGAACAATACCAAGCTCTATCTCCAATGCATCACAACTCACTGAACTAGATCTGGGTGACAACTCATTCTCGAGCTTAATTCCTAAATCACTTGGTAATTTAAGGCTCCTGAAGTGGCTCACCCTATTAGTAAATAATTCGACCCTTGGATCTTCCACTCCAAAATTCAACCTTTTCTCTTTGTCAAATTTGGCATATCTAACAACTTTAGATTTGTCAAATAATCAACTGAATGGCGTCCTTCAGAGTTCCATTGGAAAACTCTCTACTTCACTTCAGGAACTTCACATGGATAATTGCAATATTAAGGGCGACATTCCTAGAGATATTGGCAATTTAAGCAACTTGATCCCTTTGGAGTTACTGAACAATGAATTGACTGGACCTATTCCAGTTACATTGGGAAGATTGCACAAGCTTCAAG agattgaaaatttgaaggtCTTGAGAGTATTAGAGTTCTCAAGAAATCAACTATCTGGTGGTTTCCCAACAACAATTGGTGGCCTCAAAGATTTAGCTAATCTCTCATTGGAGGATAATCGATTAGAAGGCTCAATTCCTGAATCTTTTGGCGAATTGGTAAGTTTGGAATTTTTGGACCTTTCCAGAAACAATTTATCCG GTGTTCCTCGACAAAAAAATACCGCAGCAGCACATATACTAAAGTATGTATTACCATCGATTGTGTTAACAATGCTTGTAGTCGCACTTGTGTTATTTTGGACAAGATGCAGAAAAAGGAATGTGAAAATTCTAGTGGAGGGAAACTCATTACCAATAGCCACATGGAGAAGAAATTCTCAACAAGAACTTTTACAAGCGACAGAAGGGTTCAGTGCAAACAACTTACTTGGTGAAGAGAGCTTTGGATCAGCATACCATGGGACACTCCTTGATGGAATGATTGTTGCAATAAAAGTTTTCAACATGCTAGTAGAAGGGGCATTAAAGAGTTTTGATACAGAGTGTAAGATACTACACAATATTCATCATCGGAATCTTGTCAAAATCGTCAGCACGTGCAGTAACATCGACTTCAAAGCTTTTGTATTGGAATACATGCCTAATGGGAACCTAGGGAAGTGGTTGTATTCTCAAGACCGATGTTTGAGTATCTTACAAAGACTAAATATAATGATCAATGTTGCATCAACAGTGGAATACCTTCGTTATGGTTATTCAACACCTATTGTTTATTGTGATTTGAAGcccaataatatatttttagatgAAGACATGGTCACACATGTTGCTGATTTTGGCATTGCCAAGCTATTAGGTGATGGAGATTTTATGATGCGAACCATGACTCTCGCTACTATTGGATATATAGCACCAG AGTATGGATATGAAGGACTTGTTTCTACAAGAGGTGATGTGTATAGTTATGGTATTTTGCTTATGGAAACTTTCATAAGAATGAGACTTACAGATGACATGTTCGCGGGAGAAATCAGCTTAAAAGTGTTGGGTAAAGGAATCATCACCCCTTTCAATAACTAA